A window of the Actinobacillus genomosp. 1 genome harbors these coding sequences:
- a CDS encoding ankyrin repeat domain-containing protein has protein sequence MKDEILPRNFQEIINTGDINLLQDVFQECDINAFSDYITRKPALSYRNIPILFAQWLIENGADVNATTNEDMTPLHYQTMYLSDVDILDLLIANGADIHALDRHKNTPLHYALNPVKAELLLKHGANPTQENLYGEMPLEAIFSRCGGYPAICDLSESSELLIQNKNVITEDMVNIANEICIDAERYKNYFDEKDLLNVEKSILLLRKLFDVTPVLDPKHFNNLPKVIVLNGKTHSEKYNELWHLLVPKKGAASTVQGEIIRIVSRVSDEINCNGGMNWDKHYKQMLDFLIKTFKTGNSLNKEDILFCREIKKELNATKNCEQDKLEHLSLLAVMWVMNNPSLIQLTNVTYSR, from the coding sequence TCAGGAATGTGATATTAATGCTTTTTCTGATTATATAACAAGGAAACCAGCATTGTCATATCGCAACATTCCTATTTTATTTGCACAATGGCTCATTGAAAATGGCGCTGATGTTAATGCAACAACTAATGAGGATATGACACCATTACACTATCAAACGATGTATCTATCTGATGTAGATATATTAGATTTATTGATTGCTAATGGCGCTGATATTCACGCTCTTGATCGCCATAAAAATACACCGTTACATTATGCTTTAAATCCAGTAAAGGCAGAATTATTACTAAAGCACGGTGCTAATCCTACGCAAGAAAATTTATATGGAGAAATGCCTTTAGAAGCCATTTTTTCTCGTTGTGGAGGGTATCCAGCTATCTGTGATTTATCAGAATCATCTGAACTTCTTATACAAAATAAAAACGTTATAACAGAGGATATGGTAAATATAGCCAATGAAATTTGTATAGATGCTGAAAGGTATAAAAACTATTTTGATGAAAAAGATTTGTTAAATGTCGAAAAAAGTATTCTTTTATTACGTAAATTATTTGATGTAACTCCTGTGTTAGACCCAAAACATTTTAATAACTTACCCAAAGTTATTGTTCTTAATGGGAAAACACATTCGGAGAAATATAATGAGTTGTGGCATTTATTGGTGCCTAAAAAAGGAGCTGCAAGCACTGTTCAAGGTGAAATTATTAGGATTGTCAGCAGAGTTAGTGATGAAATTAATTGTAATGGTGGTATGAATTGGGATAAACATTATAAGCAAATGTTAGATTTTTTAATTAAAACGTTTAAAACAGGAAATAGCTTAAACAAAGAAGATATTCTATTTTGTAGAGAAATTAAGAAAGAATTGAATGCAACTAAAAATTGTGAACAAGATAAATTAGAACATTTATCTTTATTGGCTGTTATGTGGGTTATGAATAACCCAAGCTTAATTCAATTAACTAATGTGACATATTCTCGATGA
- a CDS encoding BtrH N-terminal domain-containing protein, translating to MTRFTHQHTAHCESGVMSTLLKSHGVDFNEAMVFGLASALMFVYLPIIKVSGMPLISYRMPPKHIIKKVSKLLKVRLKMQKFSNEMAGQMALDQALQNGKLVGLQTSVFWLPYFPPEMRFHFNAHNLLVYGKAQDEYLISDPVFETVQRCAVQDLQKARFAKGALAAKGLMYYFEQTPDFSQIDLPTLVRKAIRKQAKQMLAPLFFVGVKGIRTVAKSIENLAVCKKGEKYNRLYLGHIVRMQEEIGTGGAGFRYLYAYFLEQASEICNEPKFKQASQQMTEIGDQWREFATLCVKQCRKPSAEGYKEVAEFLRGIAEREEELWRMLK from the coding sequence ATGACTAGATTTACCCACCAACACACCGCCCATTGCGAAAGTGGTGTGATGTCCACGCTGTTGAAATCGCACGGGGTGGATTTTAACGAAGCGATGGTTTTCGGGCTGGCTTCGGCTCTGATGTTTGTCTATCTGCCGATTATCAAAGTCAGCGGAATGCCGTTGATTTCTTACCGTATGCCACCGAAGCACATTATCAAAAAAGTGTCGAAATTGCTGAAAGTGCGGTTGAAAATGCAGAAGTTTTCTAATGAAATGGCAGGGCAAATGGCATTAGATCAGGCATTGCAGAACGGAAAATTAGTCGGTTTGCAGACATCGGTTTTTTGGTTGCCTTATTTTCCGCCTGAAATGCGTTTCCACTTTAATGCACATAATTTATTGGTGTATGGCAAAGCGCAAGATGAGTATTTAATTAGCGATCCCGTGTTTGAAACCGTGCAACGCTGTGCAGTGCAAGATTTGCAAAAAGCCCGTTTTGCTAAAGGTGCATTGGCGGCAAAAGGGCTAATGTATTATTTCGAGCAAACACCTGATTTTTCGCAAATTGACTTGCCTACGTTGGTTCGCAAGGCAATCCGTAAACAAGCGAAACAAATGCTTGCGCCGCTGTTTTTTGTTGGCGTGAAAGGCATTCGCACTGTGGCAAAATCTATCGAAAATCTCGCTGTTTGCAAAAAAGGCGAAAAATATAACCGCTTGTATCTTGGGCATATCGTGAGAATGCAAGAAGAAATCGGCACAGGTGGCGCGGGTTTCCGTTATCTCTATGCTTATTTCTTAGAACAAGCCTCCGAAATTTGCAATGAACCTAAATTTAAACAAGCTTCCCAACAAATGACTGAAATCGGCGACCAATGGCGAGAGTTTGCCACCCTGTGCGTAAAACAATGCCGCAAGCCGAGTGCGGAAGGATATAAAGAAGTAGCGGAGTTTTTAAGGGGGATTGCGGAGAGGGAAGAAGAATTATGGAGAATGTTGAAATAA
- a CDS encoding transposase: MNKQHLPRRKIIRLQHYDYSENGLYFITICVQDRLCLFGKILNEKMELNPAGKMVETCYLELEQYFPTVKCLDYVIMPNHIHFILQLENAIHLPRYSLFDVIQRFKSRTNVEYIKNVKQKNWQPFNKRLWQRSYYEHIVRDEKDYLIIAEYIEHNPLHWALDKLYIAE; the protein is encoded by the coding sequence ATGAATAAACAACATTTACCACGTCGTAAAATTATCCGTTTACAACATTATGATTATTCCGAAAATGGATTATATTTCATCACTATTTGCGTGCAAGATCGTTTATGTTTATTCGGCAAGATTCTGAATGAGAAAATGGAATTAAATCCTGCTGGTAAAATGGTTGAGACTTGTTATTTGGAATTGGAACAATATTTTCCTACAGTAAAATGTTTGGATTATGTGATTATGCCTAATCATATCCATTTTATTCTTCAGCTTGAAAATGCTATACATCTACCTCGTTATTCATTATTTGATGTGATTCAACGTTTTAAATCTCGAACGAATGTTGAATATATTAAAAATGTGAAACAAAAGAATTGGCAGCCTTTTAATAAGAGGTTATGGCAACGTAGTTATTATGAACATATTGTGCGAGATGAAAAAGATTATTTGATAATTGCGGAATATATTGAGCATAACCCGTTACATTGGGCGTTGGATAAATTGTATATAGCAGAATAA
- a CDS encoding ABC transporter ATP-binding protein encodes MIEINNLNHQYPNAQTQALRNVNLHIPQGSAIGLLGPNGAGKTTLMSLLAGLQSVQQGEILFEGVPFEKLSKQQRHQISLVPQDFAFYPLLTVWENLKFFAALYDISDKNWLFELLEKTGLTTHKSKLAKHLSGGLKRRLNFAIGLINRPKVIFLDEITVGIDPQSRQFILNSVAELTKQGVTVIYTSHYLQEIEQLCSQLVLLNEGKLIYQGDLQEIIGNQPLEKFYLDFLDKQVGTRC; translated from the coding sequence ATGATTGAAATAAATAACCTAAACCACCAATACCCCAACGCTCAAACACAGGCGTTACGCAATGTGAACTTACACATCCCCCAAGGCTCTGCCATTGGTTTACTCGGTCCAAATGGGGCGGGTAAAACGACCTTGATGTCGTTACTCGCTGGCTTGCAGTCGGTACAGCAAGGCGAGATTTTATTTGAAGGCGTGCCGTTTGAGAAATTGTCGAAACAGCAACGTCATCAGATTTCATTAGTGCCGCAGGATTTTGCCTTTTATCCGCTTTTAACGGTATGGGAAAATCTGAAATTCTTCGCCGCACTTTATGACATTTCCGATAAAAATTGGCTGTTTGAATTGTTGGAAAAAACGGGGCTGACAACTCATAAATCCAAACTAGCAAAACACCTTTCGGGTGGTTTGAAACGCCGTTTAAATTTTGCCATTGGTTTGATTAATCGCCCGAAAGTGATTTTTTTGGACGAAATCACGGTGGGGATTGATCCGCAATCTCGCCAGTTTATTCTCAATAGCGTGGCGGAGCTGACTAAACAAGGGGTAACGGTGATTTATACATCGCATTACTTGCAAGAAATTGAGCAACTTTGTTCACAGTTAGTGCTGCTAAATGAAGGGAAATTGATTTATCAAGGCGATTTGCAAGAAATTATCGGTAATCAACCGCTTGAGAAGTTTTATTTGGATTTTTTAGATAAGCAGGTAGGAACAAGGTGCTAA
- a CDS encoding ABC transporter permease, with product MLIASIFKELRLLSRDLHGVAVLFIMPILFMLIMSAALSNENELSQDAPIVLLAEPNNPLNEAFFQKLKAEKLNIQQADIAELARYQAALQAGEFELLIANINQKSTALSDEKTLALWLNPSVDRGWLLGVKGVLQKHYTQLRLDQYMADNKITLKNNKQKQIKEIEKKVNQDLDKKFAQINDYLAKDLWQEIYLNRQGKEVAKPNSVQHSVPAWLIFGMFFIMIPLSNVMAMERQTNTITRLRMARASAFKLIVAKLIPYFLINQLQFVGMVSLGYFVLPRFEMPAFSLIGEWWHYTVLAMAVSLSALGYGLFISVVARTTEHAVVLGGGGIIIMAAIGGIMVPTYVMPEIMQTIAEFSPMGWALSGFQNLLLNQYELPQIANYLTKLTAFGVVMIGLAALIYQRQLRTQVRF from the coding sequence GTGCTAATTGCTTCGATTTTTAAAGAACTTCGCTTATTAAGTCGTGATTTACACGGTGTGGCAGTGCTGTTTATTATGCCGATTTTGTTTATGTTGATTATGTCAGCGGCATTGAGTAATGAGAATGAACTCAGCCAAGATGCGCCGATAGTCTTATTAGCTGAACCGAACAATCCGTTAAATGAAGCATTTTTTCAGAAATTGAAAGCGGAAAAGCTTAATATTCAACAGGCGGATATTGCAGAGCTGGCAAGGTATCAAGCTGCATTACAAGCGGGCGAATTTGAGTTATTAATTGCAAATATCAACCAAAAATCGACCGCACTTTCAGATGAAAAAACGTTAGCGTTGTGGCTTAATCCAAGTGTTGATCGTGGTTGGCTATTAGGTGTGAAAGGTGTGTTACAAAAACATTACACCCAATTGCGTTTAGATCAATATATGGCGGACAATAAGATTACGCTAAAAAATAATAAACAGAAGCAAATCAAAGAGATAGAGAAAAAGGTTAATCAGGATTTAGATAAAAAATTTGCTCAAATTAATGACTATCTTGCGAAAGATTTGTGGCAAGAAATCTATCTGAACCGCCAAGGTAAGGAAGTTGCAAAACCTAACTCGGTACAACATAGTGTGCCTGCGTGGCTGATTTTCGGGATGTTTTTTATTATGATTCCGCTTTCTAATGTAATGGCGATGGAGCGACAAACCAATACCATTACTAGGTTACGAATGGCAAGAGCCTCCGCATTTAAACTGATTGTAGCGAAGTTGATTCCTTATTTCTTGATTAACCAACTGCAATTTGTCGGAATGGTATCATTAGGCTATTTTGTCTTGCCTCGCTTTGAAATGCCTGCTTTTTCACTGATTGGCGAGTGGTGGCACTATACGGTATTAGCGATGGCGGTGAGTTTGTCTGCGCTTGGTTATGGGCTATTTATTAGTGTAGTGGCTCGTACTACCGAACACGCTGTGGTGTTAGGTGGTGGCGGTATTATCATTATGGCGGCGATTGGTGGCATTATGGTGCCAACTTATGTCATGCCAGAAATTATGCAAACTATCGCCGAGTTTTCGCCAATGGGCTGGGCGTTAAGCGGTTTCCAAAATCTATTGTTGAACCAATATGAATTACCGCAAATTGCAAATTATTTGACAAAATTGACCGCTTTTGGTGTTGTGATGATCGGGCTTGCCGCCTTGATTTATCAGAGACAATTAAGAACGCAGGTAAGATTTTAA